From the Babylonia areolata isolate BAREFJ2019XMU chromosome 33, ASM4173473v1, whole genome shotgun sequence genome, one window contains:
- the LOC143276922 gene encoding E3 SUMO-protein ligase NSE2-like, which produces MPRGAGASSSGSFRGAEQSLHIMRQVKSYFNVGMDHVLEVSADMAEHGKGDEGQAKQLRTIMLSYLQMERDMNNFMTAASNVMEEGADCEEEGALVRMLQSEVAELSNNNDDEALKEHDKYQELLQKIWDSQNPDTVPTTLGAGGTAAATSAAASGSREGVEEEEEVEMTQQQVNTRCPYTGKEMVDPVRNIICRHTYDRAGIQQHIKQRGKKAMCPVGGCTNNKPITSRDLEEHKEMRRYIQNKKKRHGQPSASSSGTQA; this is translated from the exons ATGCCCCGTGGAGCCGGCGCTTCAAGTTCAGGAAGTTTTCGTGGTGCTGAACAATCGTTACACATCATGCGGCAAGTGAAATCGTACTTCAACGTGGGGATGGACCACGTTTTGGAAGTTTCAGCTGATATGGCGGAGCACGGCAAAG GGGATGAGGGGCAAGCCAAACAGCTGAGAACGATCATGCTGAGCTACctgcagatggagagagacatgaACAACTTCATGACTGCTGCCTCTAACGTCATGGAAGAG GGGGCAgattgtgaggaggagggggcactGGTGCGGATGCTGCAGAGCGAGGTGGCTGAactcagcaacaacaatgacgacgaggCGCTGAAAGAACACGACAAGTACCAGGAACTACTACAGAAGATCTGGGACAGCCAGAACCCAG ATACTGTACCAACCACTCTCGGGGCTGGCGGCACTGCTGCAGCGACCTCGGCAGCTGCGTCTGGcagcagggagggggtggaagaggaggaggaggtggagatgacGCAGCAGCAGGTGAACACGCGTTGCCCCTACACAGGTAAAGAGATGGTGGACCCTGTGCGCAACATCATCTGCCGACACACCTACGACAGGGCCGGCATCCAGCAACACATCAAGCAGCGTGGGAAGAAAGCCAT gTGCCCAGTGGGGGGCTGCACCAACAACAAGCCCATCACATCCcgagacctggaggaacacaagGAGATGAGACGATACATTCAGAACAAAAAGAAACGCCACGGACAGCCCTCTGCCTCCTCTTCAG GAACGCAGGCCTGA